Proteins encoded in a region of the Gallalistipes aquisgranensis genome:
- a CDS encoding CapA family protein — protein MKTPPAILRPLCCLLLSASLAGCGGRTSEPEETASGVSPGEPEKKITLLFAGDLMQHMPQVTAARQDSTFDYTDCFRHIAPFFRQADLVVLNLETTLTPHSDYSGYPRFASPPSLAHAIRRAGADIVTTANNHICDRGGKGIRSTLETLDEAGLLYTGVFADSTDFRRRHPLYVSANGIGIALLNYTYGTNGLPVPHGIILNGIDTTRIAEDLRRIDRTKADHVVAFFHWGEEYSRRPNRQQRELAVWCHARGADLVIGSHPHVLQPIETLLRADSTPGGVTAYSLGNFVSNQRKRYTDGGIVLRIEITHRDSLPPAYRTDYLLTWVHTPWEAGRRRYRILPSYVADTLLRHDPAAETAYRKFVSDSRTLLDGRPFVGEIASP, from the coding sequence ATGAAAACGCCGCCTGCGATCCTGCGTCCCCTTTGCTGCCTTCTCCTCTCCGCCTCGCTGGCCGGATGCGGGGGAAGGACGTCCGAACCGGAAGAGACGGCGAGCGGTGTGTCTCCCGGCGAACCGGAGAAAAAGATCACGCTTCTCTTCGCCGGAGACCTGATGCAGCACATGCCACAGGTGACGGCTGCCCGGCAGGACAGCACGTTCGACTACACCGACTGTTTCCGCCACATCGCACCTTTCTTCCGGCAGGCCGACCTGGTGGTGCTCAATCTGGAAACCACGCTCACGCCCCACTCCGATTACAGCGGCTATCCCCGTTTCGCCTCCCCTCCGTCGCTGGCCCACGCGATCCGCAGGGCCGGAGCAGACATCGTGACCACAGCCAACAACCACATCTGCGACCGGGGCGGAAAAGGCATCCGTTCCACCCTCGAAACACTCGACGAAGCGGGCTTGCTTTACACAGGCGTCTTCGCCGACAGCACGGACTTCCGCAGACGCCACCCCCTGTACGTCTCGGCGAACGGCATCGGGATCGCCCTGCTCAACTACACTTACGGCACCAACGGACTTCCCGTACCGCACGGCATCATCCTCAACGGCATCGACACGACACGTATCGCCGAAGACCTGCGCCGTATCGACCGCACGAAAGCCGACCACGTCGTCGCTTTCTTCCACTGGGGGGAGGAGTACTCCCGCCGGCCGAACCGGCAGCAGAGGGAACTGGCCGTATGGTGCCATGCCCGGGGTGCCGACCTGGTGATCGGGAGCCATCCGCATGTCTTGCAGCCGATCGAGACACTGCTGCGGGCGGACAGCACGCCCGGCGGGGTGACGGCCTATTCGCTGGGCAATTTCGTCTCCAACCAGCGGAAACGGTACACCGACGGAGGCATCGTCCTGCGGATCGAAATCACACACCGGGACTCACTGCCGCCCGCCTACCGCACGGACTACCTGCTCACCTGGGTACATACCCCGTGGGAAGCGGGCCGGAGAAGATACCGCATCCTCCCCTCCTACGTGGCCGACACCCTGCTCCGCCACGATCCGGCTGCCGAAACCGCCTACCGTAAATTCGTGTCGGACAGCCGGACATTGCTGGACGGCCGCCCATTTGTCGGAGAGATCGCCTCGCCGTGA
- a CDS encoding FadR/GntR family transcriptional regulator, translating to MYRLELDSKPVTLVDQIEDKLLNYFKANDLGVGSVIPNEIELAGALGVGRSALREALSRLKMMGLIETRTRRGMILKEPTLLGAMKRVIDPRILSENTLFDLLDFRVALEVGISSDIFYYITSEEIDELDKIVRMGEVFSNNEYPLISEYMFHSKLYEITRNRTIAEFQEIIHPVLTFIKDKFKVAFEPINIELERQGKLVSHSDLLELIKAGDEQGYKQAIEQHFMVYKTFLRNRK from the coding sequence ATGTATCGTTTGGAACTCGACAGCAAACCGGTCACACTGGTCGACCAGATCGAAGACAAATTACTCAACTACTTCAAGGCGAACGACCTGGGGGTCGGCAGCGTCATTCCCAACGAAATCGAACTCGCTGGAGCGCTGGGCGTGGGCCGCAGCGCCCTGCGGGAAGCGCTGAGCCGTCTGAAGATGATGGGACTGATCGAAACGCGTACGCGGCGGGGCATGATTCTCAAGGAACCCACCCTGCTGGGCGCCATGAAACGGGTGATCGACCCACGCATCCTGAGCGAAAACACACTGTTCGACCTGCTCGATTTCCGGGTGGCCCTGGAGGTAGGGATCAGCAGCGACATCTTCTATTACATCACCTCCGAGGAGATCGACGAACTGGACAAGATCGTACGGATGGGGGAGGTGTTCAGCAACAATGAATATCCGCTCATCAGCGAATACATGTTCCACTCGAAACTCTACGAGATCACCCGCAACAGGACCATCGCCGAATTCCAGGAGATCATCCATCCCGTGCTGACCTTCATCAAGGACAAATTCAAGGTGGCTTTCGAGCCGATCAACATCGAACTGGAGCGGCAAGGCAAGCTGGTCAGCCATTCCGACCTGCTGGAGCTCATCAAGGCAGGCGACGAACAGGGTTACAAACAGGCGATCGAACAGCACTTCATGGTCTACAAAACATTTCTGCGCAACCGGAAATAA
- a CDS encoding RagB/SusD family nutrient uptake outer membrane protein: protein MKNILKIGLLGICLSALACDDFLTKIPYNTQSIENSYDSPSDIAGNVIGCYNQLITIHRSKELLINENRSDNATYPNTENISSNYDAITPSLLLISSNNDNILPIWRGCYYLINRTNLVLEHLNVVIEENERKQYEAEMKFLRGWAYFMLARYFGGVPLLTTSVSSGEDAKGIGRASLDDTFARIEADLRDSYQLFESLGNSYKPAYGRAHQWAAKALLGKVYMTWHKNDLAKPLLEDVHLHSGFKLTGNYEDVFVATLETTKGKEEILFPIRFTGGGLGIGNNFSTLCGHEEVSGTKGSNLVFWSNSLRDAFTETSDVTLDRRYPVTCGEISSSTTVGQDYPKRYPPKMVGLRLKADGSGKYETDQLDKENDGYLDWPELRFADVVLLLAEIKADPNSLYYNEGEALGLINDVRRRAGAPELDTDDITAMFGGDMKEAVLNERRLELAFENERLFDMIRQGDQYATDILLEFYKTEPAYDPLIYPNVYTMLSQVIYGDKIDAWRLLLPIPNDEILRNGSIKQNPGY from the coding sequence ATGAAAAATATCTTAAAAATAGGATTGCTGGGAATCTGTCTCTCGGCACTCGCCTGCGACGATTTTCTGACCAAAATCCCGTACAACACACAAAGTATCGAAAACAGCTACGACTCTCCGTCAGACATAGCGGGAAACGTCATCGGCTGCTACAACCAACTGATCACCATACACCGTTCGAAAGAGCTGCTCATCAACGAGAACAGGAGCGATAACGCCACCTATCCCAACACGGAAAACATTTCGTCCAATTACGACGCCATCACGCCCTCCCTGCTGCTCATCAGTTCGAACAACGACAACATCCTCCCCATCTGGAGAGGGTGCTATTACCTGATCAACCGAACCAATCTGGTGCTCGAACACCTGAATGTGGTGATCGAAGAAAACGAAAGGAAGCAATACGAAGCCGAAATGAAATTCCTCCGCGGATGGGCCTACTTCATGCTGGCCAGGTATTTCGGCGGCGTACCTTTGCTCACGACCTCCGTAAGTTCGGGTGAGGATGCAAAGGGAATCGGACGCGCGTCGCTGGACGATACGTTCGCAAGGATCGAAGCCGACTTGCGCGACTCCTACCAACTGTTCGAATCGCTGGGCAACAGCTACAAGCCCGCCTACGGACGTGCCCACCAGTGGGCGGCCAAGGCACTGCTCGGCAAGGTATATATGACATGGCACAAAAACGACCTGGCCAAGCCGTTGCTCGAAGACGTTCATCTGCACAGCGGGTTCAAACTCACCGGCAATTACGAAGACGTCTTCGTCGCCACCCTCGAAACGACTAAGGGCAAGGAGGAGATTCTCTTCCCGATCCGCTTTACGGGTGGAGGTCTGGGGATCGGAAACAACTTCTCCACATTGTGCGGTCACGAGGAGGTCAGCGGTACGAAAGGGAGCAATCTGGTTTTCTGGTCCAACAGCCTGCGCGACGCCTTCACCGAAACGAGCGACGTGACGCTCGACCGCCGTTATCCGGTCACCTGCGGAGAGATTTCGTCATCGACCACCGTAGGACAGGACTATCCCAAACGCTATCCTCCCAAAATGGTCGGACTGAGACTGAAAGCAGACGGCAGCGGCAAATACGAAACCGACCAGTTGGACAAGGAGAACGACGGCTATCTGGACTGGCCCGAACTGCGCTTTGCTGATGTCGTCCTGCTGTTAGCCGAAATCAAAGCCGATCCCAACAGCCTCTATTATAACGAAGGCGAAGCTCTGGGCCTGATCAACGACGTACGCAGGCGGGCCGGGGCTCCGGAACTGGACACCGACGATATAACCGCCATGTTCGGAGGCGACATGAAGGAAGCCGTGCTGAACGAACGCCGGCTGGAACTGGCATTTGAAAACGAACGGCTATTCGACATGATACGCCAGGGAGACCAATACGCCACGGATATTCTTCTGGAGTTCTACAAAACGGAACCCGCTTACGACCCGTTGATATACCCCAATGTATACACCATGCTCTCCCAGGTGATTTACGGAGATAAAATCGATGCATGGCGACTGTTGCTGCCGATTCCCAACGACGAAATCCTGCGCAACGGTTCCATCAAACAGAATCCCGGGTACTAA